From Gammaproteobacteria bacterium:
ACCCGCAACCGGTTCTTCTCGTAATTCACCTCTTCGACCACGCCGTTGAAATCGTTGAACGGCCCCTGAATCACGCGCACCACCTCGCCTGGCTCGAACAGCACCTTGGGGCGGGGTTTTTCGGCACCTTCCAGCACACGATGCAGAATGGCATCGGCTTCCTTGTCGGTGATCGGCGCGGGCTTGTCCGGAGTGCCACCGATGAAACCCATGACCTTGGGCACGCTTTTCACCAGATGCCAAGTCTGGTCGTCCAGCTCCATCTGCACCAGCACGTAGCCGGGGAAAAACTTGCGCTCGCTGCGGCGCTTCTGGCCCTCGCGCATCTCCACGACTTCCTCGGTGGGCACCAGGATGTCGCCGAACTTTTCAGCCAAGCCGGAGCGTTTCACGCGCTCCGCGAGCGAACGTTTGACCGTGGACTCAAAGCCCGAGTAGGCATGCACCACGTACCACCTGAGCGACATTTCTCAGCTCCCCTGCCCGGTGATGCCGTGCAACGCCCAGAACAGAAACATGTCCAA
This genomic window contains:
- the nusG gene encoding transcription termination/antitermination protein NusG encodes the protein MSLRWYVVHAYSGFESTVKRSLAERVKRSGLAEKFGDILVPTEEVVEMREGQKRRSERKFFPGYVLVQMELDDQTWHLVKSVPKVMGFIGGTPDKPAPITDKEADAILHRVLEGAEKPRPKVLFEPGEVVRVIQGPFNDFNGVVEEVNYEKNRLRVAVLIFGRSTPVELEFSQVEKS